A window of Rhabdothermincola salaria contains these coding sequences:
- a CDS encoding glycosyltransferase has protein sequence MTVPDENPQRDSSLPGRDPQPADPAAGDVASDSTGPLPEAVPPVVVVLVTHDPGWWFEETLASIGSQRYANTSVLVVDAASADPEGLRARVAATLPGAHLRRLEHNPGFGPAADEGVRSVQGAAFHLLCHDDVRLEPDTVQIMVEEAFRSNAGFVGAKVVDWHDPRRLLEVGMGADRFGQPSPYVERGDLDQAQHDGVRDVFYLPGAATLVRADLFEALGGFDPEIGFHGEDLELCWRAHVAGARVVVAPAARVGHLEALGLRRPLDDRRRLQARHRLRAMRACTTTGTRLRTTPVAFLIALVEVVQSVVLGRFRHARDVASAWTWNARHAKGTRARRRSLAGLRQVSDREVRALQVRGSARLSAYLRGQLGRNSTHARDVVSNVREARATTSLLVMGLLVLFLVVGSRELLWGSLPAVGDLPRFDAPGELLGRWLSGYDATGLGSTDASATGLGVFGGLGALLFGATGFLRTVAVLAPLFLGLFGMFRLARPIGSRRGRLVATAVYALVPVGTNALSTGRWAGIVAFGMAPWVISVLASVSQVAPYGEDGGAAGPGVRRRPLLQRVVALGAIVAVAAVVDPSLLLVLPLCGAGLVLGGLLAGQFAGAVRLVVATVGGTALALVLHLPWSLTFLDGWSAIVAPTSLAGRELDLGALLRFGTGPLGAGVASGLFALTAVLPLLIGRRWRVGWAVRAWGVALVGFASVFVGAQGWLSFDQPTPEVLLAPAAVGLALAAGLGMVAFEVDLPDYHFGWRQIVSLVAAGAFLVALVPAIGSTWSGRWELPRGDFRRALTFMSDEAEEQPFRALWLGDAGVLPGVGWALEAPEIDDLGPERTLAYLTTEAGVPTLAGQWPGAATGATPELADAVRAASSGDTSRLGELLAPMGVRYVVVPLGPAPDPYAEDRRYDPADLVAVLESQLDLDGVTVNPGVRVFENAVWGASPALLPPDTAIGDGATDEGAVAQTIPGLAGAGPALSFDAVGTHATGTLDSPGVVYLAEGGGDRWTLEVDGRDAPRSDAFGWASAFTVDTSGPATLSFATPASRWLALAGQVLLWVLALGYLLRVRVVEDERDELELAAPLAPERVVVRPPTERPSRTPRRAPRDRPEADTGPDTVAEEPMAEEPAPDDVTRVVPAITVEGAPRGRRGRRGKGKYAR, from the coding sequence GTGACTGTCCCGGATGAGAACCCCCAACGGGACTCGAGCCTGCCCGGCCGAGACCCCCAGCCCGCCGATCCGGCCGCGGGTGACGTCGCGTCCGATTCGACCGGACCGCTGCCCGAGGCGGTGCCTCCGGTGGTGGTCGTCCTGGTCACCCACGACCCGGGCTGGTGGTTCGAGGAGACCCTGGCGAGCATCGGCTCCCAGCGCTATGCCAACACGTCGGTGCTGGTCGTCGACGCGGCCAGCGCCGACCCCGAAGGCCTCCGGGCCCGGGTGGCCGCCACCCTCCCCGGTGCTCACCTGCGGCGCCTCGAGCACAACCCGGGGTTCGGTCCCGCGGCCGACGAGGGCGTGCGCTCCGTGCAGGGGGCGGCCTTCCACCTGCTGTGCCACGACGACGTCCGCCTCGAACCCGACACCGTGCAGATCATGGTGGAGGAGGCCTTCCGGTCCAATGCCGGCTTCGTGGGAGCCAAGGTGGTCGACTGGCACGATCCCCGCCGGCTCCTCGAGGTCGGCATGGGTGCCGACCGCTTCGGGCAGCCGTCGCCGTACGTCGAGCGAGGCGACCTCGACCAGGCCCAGCACGACGGGGTCCGCGACGTCTTCTACCTGCCGGGGGCTGCGACCCTGGTGCGGGCGGACCTCTTCGAGGCCTTGGGGGGCTTCGACCCCGAGATCGGCTTCCACGGCGAGGATCTGGAGCTGTGCTGGCGGGCCCACGTGGCCGGGGCCCGTGTCGTCGTGGCCCCCGCGGCTCGGGTCGGTCACCTCGAGGCGCTCGGCCTCCGGCGCCCGCTCGACGACCGTCGTCGCCTCCAGGCCCGGCACCGGCTCCGGGCCATGCGGGCCTGCACCACCACCGGCACCCGTCTGCGCACCACCCCCGTCGCCTTCCTCATCGCGCTGGTGGAGGTCGTGCAGTCCGTGGTGCTGGGACGCTTCCGCCACGCCCGCGACGTGGCGTCGGCCTGGACGTGGAACGCCCGCCACGCCAAGGGCACCCGCGCCCGGCGCCGTTCGCTCGCAGGCCTGCGCCAGGTGTCCGACCGTGAGGTTCGGGCCCTGCAGGTGCGGGGGAGCGCTCGACTCTCGGCCTACCTGCGCGGCCAGCTCGGGCGCAACAGCACCCACGCCCGCGACGTGGTCTCCAACGTGCGAGAAGCCCGGGCCACCACCTCGCTGCTGGTCATGGGTCTGCTCGTGCTCTTCCTCGTGGTGGGCAGTCGCGAGCTGCTCTGGGGATCGCTCCCCGCAGTCGGGGACCTCCCGAGGTTCGACGCTCCCGGCGAGCTCCTCGGCCGCTGGCTCAGCGGGTACGACGCCACCGGGCTGGGGTCCACCGATGCGTCCGCCACCGGCCTCGGCGTTTTCGGTGGCCTCGGGGCCCTCCTGTTCGGGGCGACCGGGTTCCTGCGGACCGTCGCCGTGCTCGCCCCACTGTTCCTCGGGCTGTTCGGGATGTTCCGACTCGCCCGGCCCATCGGCTCTCGCCGGGGGCGGTTGGTCGCGACCGCCGTCTACGCCCTGGTGCCCGTCGGCACCAACGCGCTGTCCACCGGTCGCTGGGCGGGCATCGTCGCCTTCGGCATGGCCCCGTGGGTCATCTCGGTCCTCGCCTCGGTGAGCCAGGTCGCTCCGTACGGTGAGGACGGCGGGGCGGCGGGACCTGGCGTCCGCCGCCGTCCGCTGCTCCAACGGGTGGTGGCACTCGGTGCGATCGTGGCCGTGGCCGCCGTCGTCGACCCCTCGCTGTTGCTGGTGCTGCCGTTGTGCGGGGCCGGCCTGGTGCTCGGTGGGCTCCTGGCCGGCCAGTTCGCCGGTGCCGTCCGACTGGTCGTGGCCACCGTCGGTGGGACCGCGTTGGCGCTGGTGCTGCACCTGCCCTGGAGCCTGACCTTCCTCGACGGCTGGTCGGCCATCGTGGCGCCCACCTCCCTCGCCGGCCGAGAGCTCGATCTCGGTGCCCTGCTCCGCTTCGGCACCGGCCCGCTGGGCGCCGGTGTCGCGTCCGGACTGTTCGCCCTCACCGCCGTGCTCCCGTTGCTCATCGGTCGGCGGTGGCGGGTCGGGTGGGCGGTGCGGGCCTGGGGGGTGGCGCTCGTCGGCTTCGCGTCCGTCTTCGTCGGTGCCCAGGGCTGGCTCTCCTTCGACCAGCCCACCCCGGAGGTCCTGCTGGCCCCGGCGGCGGTCGGGCTGGCGTTGGCGGCCGGGCTCGGGATGGTGGCATTCGAGGTGGACCTGCCCGACTACCACTTCGGGTGGCGCCAGATCGTCTCGCTCGTGGCCGCCGGCGCCTTCCTGGTCGCGCTGGTGCCGGCGATCGGCTCCACCTGGTCGGGCCGGTGGGAGCTGCCCCGGGGCGACTTCCGGCGCGCTCTCACCTTCATGAGCGACGAAGCGGAGGAGCAGCCCTTCCGGGCCCTGTGGCTCGGCGACGCTGGCGTGCTGCCGGGTGTCGGGTGGGCGCTCGAGGCACCGGAGATCGACGACCTCGGTCCCGAACGCACCCTCGCCTACCTGACCACCGAGGCGGGCGTCCCCACCCTGGCCGGTCAGTGGCCCGGTGCGGCGACCGGCGCCACCCCTGAGCTGGCCGACGCGGTGCGCGCCGCGTCCAGTGGCGACACCTCGCGACTGGGCGAGCTGCTGGCCCCCATGGGGGTGCGCTACGTGGTGGTCCCCCTGGGCCCGGCTCCGGATCCCTATGCCGAGGACCGCCGTTACGACCCCGCCGACCTGGTGGCCGTGCTGGAGTCGCAGCTCGACCTCGACGGCGTCACCGTCAACCCGGGGGTGCGCGTGTTCGAGAACGCCGTCTGGGGTGCCAGCCCGGCGCTGCTCCCGCCGGACACGGCGATCGGTGATGGTGCGACCGACGAGGGCGCGGTCGCGCAGACCATCCCGGGCCTCGCCGGCGCGGGCCCCGCGCTGTCCTTCGACGCGGTCGGCACCCACGCGACCGGCACGCTCGACAGTCCGGGGGTCGTGTACCTGGCCGAGGGCGGTGGTGACCGCTGGACCCTCGAGGTCGACGGCCGCGACGCTCCCCGATCGGACGCCTTCGGCTGGGCCAGCGCCTTCACGGTCGACACCTCGGGGCCGGCCACGTTGTCGTTCGCCACCCCTGCCTCGCGCTGGCTGGCGCTCGCCGGGCAGGTGCTGTTGTGGGTCCTCGCGCTCGGCTACCTGCTCCGGGTCCGGGTGGTGGAGGACGAGCGCGACGAGCTCGAGCTGGCCGCGCCGCTGGCGCCCGAGCGGGTGGTCGTCAGACCGCCGACCGAACGCCCGAGCCGGACACCGCGGCGCGCACCCCGAGACCGACCCGAGGCCGACACCGGGCCCGACACCGTGGCGGAGGAGCCGATGGCCGAGGAGCCGGCACCCGACGACGTCACGAGGGTCGTCCCGGCGATCACCGTCGAAGGTGCACCGCGGGGCCGTCGAGGGCGCCGTGGCAAGGGGAAGTACGCCCGATGA
- a CDS encoding glycosyltransferase family 4 protein, whose amino-acid sequence MRVALDATSLLGPRTGVGTFTAELLAALAARHDEPPLELTAFGLTWRGREDLRPLVPAGIDVVRRPMAARPLRELWQRIDLPPVEWWTGPVDVVHGPNFVVPPARRAAEVVTVHDLTCVRFPEMCTRDVLAYPGLLRRAMARGAWIHTVSTSVADEVAATFAIDPARVRTVPNGAPAPLDPDRLGPMAARGRHLAGSTDYVVALGTLEPRKDLPTLVRAFDVVAAEQPDIGLVIAGPDGWGADAVATAIAAARHRNRIRRLGWVTDADRDALLAGARVFAYPSLYEGFGLPPLEALAHRTPVLATRAGALPEVLVDAAEWAQPGDPDDLAAGLFRLLDDDDRCRALVHAGLARLDAFSWERTADGLVTLYRDAWHG is encoded by the coding sequence GTGAGGGTCGCCCTCGACGCCACCTCGCTGCTCGGACCCCGCACCGGCGTCGGCACCTTCACCGCCGAGCTCCTGGCCGCCCTGGCCGCCCGCCACGACGAGCCCCCGCTCGAACTGACCGCCTTCGGCCTCACCTGGCGGGGCCGCGAAGACCTGCGCCCCCTCGTCCCTGCCGGCATCGACGTGGTCCGCCGACCGATGGCGGCCCGCCCGCTGCGCGAGCTCTGGCAACGGATCGACCTGCCCCCGGTGGAGTGGTGGACCGGACCCGTCGACGTGGTCCACGGCCCCAACTTCGTGGTGCCTCCGGCCCGCCGGGCCGCCGAGGTCGTCACCGTGCACGACCTCACCTGCGTCCGCTTCCCCGAGATGTGCACCCGCGACGTGCTGGCCTACCCGGGCCTGCTCCGGCGCGCCATGGCTCGCGGCGCCTGGATCCACACCGTGTCCACGTCCGTCGCCGACGAGGTGGCGGCCACCTTCGCCATCGACCCCGCTCGGGTCCGCACCGTCCCCAACGGCGCACCGGCCCCGCTGGACCCAGACCGGCTCGGTCCCATGGCTGCCCGGGGGCGGCACCTGGCCGGCTCCACCGACTACGTCGTGGCCCTCGGCACGCTCGAGCCCCGCAAGGACCTGCCCACGCTGGTCCGCGCCTTCGACGTGGTCGCCGCCGAGCAGCCCGACATCGGCCTGGTGATCGCCGGGCCCGACGGCTGGGGCGCCGACGCCGTGGCCACGGCCATCGCCGCCGCCCGCCACCGCAACCGCATCCGGCGCCTCGGATGGGTCACCGACGCCGACCGCGACGCCCTCCTGGCCGGCGCCCGCGTCTTCGCCTACCCCTCGCTCTACGAGGGGTTCGGCCTCCCTCCCCTCGAGGCCCTCGCTCACCGCACCCCTGTCCTCGCCACCCGGGCCGGGGCGTTGCCCGAAGTCCTCGTCGACGCCGCCGAGTGGGCCCAGCCCGGCGACCCCGACGACCTGGCCGCCGGCCTGTTCCGCCTGCTCGACGACGACGACCGATGCCGAGCCCTGGTGCACGCCGGGCTGGCCCGCCTCGACGCCTTCTCCTGGGAGCGCACCGCCGATGGCCTGGTCACGCTCTACCGCGACGCGTGGCACGGGTAG
- a CDS encoding GDP-mannose 4,6-dehydratase, whose protein sequence is MRVLVTGAAGFVGRHLSAYLEAQGDVVVGVDRSDGPDLGDGAGWASLVERVAPDAVYHLGGWSDVGASWDDPAAAFRVNAEGTLHVLQACVGSGSRPKVLVVSSADVYGQVAPERLPIGEGAELCPITPYAASKVAADYLGVQAHRGYGLEVVRARAFNHLGPGQTARFVAPAIAARIVANEATGADVVPVGNVTPRRDFTDVRDVVRAYRALIVDGVPGEAYNVCSGVDLAIGELAERLVGLAVAPMRLVPDPDLQRPVETPVLRGDNTKLRAATGWAPEIDLDTTLADILDEHRRARRPASSTP, encoded by the coding sequence ATGAGGGTGCTCGTGACCGGTGCGGCCGGGTTCGTGGGGAGGCACTTGTCGGCGTACCTGGAGGCTCAGGGCGACGTGGTGGTGGGGGTGGACCGTTCCGATGGTCCGGACCTCGGCGATGGTGCGGGGTGGGCGTCGTTGGTGGAGCGGGTGGCGCCCGATGCGGTGTACCACTTGGGTGGGTGGAGTGATGTGGGGGCGTCGTGGGACGACCCGGCGGCGGCGTTCCGGGTGAATGCGGAGGGCACGTTGCACGTGTTGCAGGCGTGTGTGGGGTCGGGGTCGAGGCCGAAGGTGTTGGTGGTGTCGTCGGCCGATGTGTACGGGCAGGTGGCGCCGGAGCGGTTGCCGATCGGCGAGGGTGCGGAGTTGTGTCCGATCACGCCGTATGCGGCGTCGAAGGTGGCGGCGGACTACCTGGGGGTGCAGGCTCATCGGGGGTATGGCCTGGAGGTGGTGCGGGCGCGGGCGTTCAACCATCTGGGGCCGGGGCAGACGGCGCGGTTCGTGGCCCCGGCGATCGCGGCGCGGATCGTGGCCAACGAGGCCACCGGCGCTGATGTGGTGCCGGTGGGCAATGTGACGCCGCGGCGGGACTTCACCGATGTGCGTGATGTGGTGCGCGCCTATCGGGCGTTGATCGTCGACGGGGTTCCCGGGGAGGCCTACAACGTGTGCTCGGGGGTGGATCTGGCCATCGGGGAGCTGGCCGAGCGTCTGGTGGGCCTGGCGGTGGCGCCGATGCGGTTGGTGCCCGACCCGGACCTGCAACGCCCGGTGGAGACCCCGGTGCTGCGCGGCGACAACACCAAGTTGCGCGCCGCCACCGGTTGGGCGCCCGAGATCGATCTCGACACCACGCTCGCCGACATCCTCGACGAGCACCGTCGGGCCCGGCGTCCCGCCTCGAGCACCCCGTGA
- the gmd gene encoding GDP-mannose 4,6-dehydratase: MSKRALITGITGQDGSYLAELLLAKGYHVVGMLRRSSTVNFERIGHLQDDLELVSGDLLDEASMIQVLRAHQPEEVYNLAAQSFVQTSFTQPVLTGETTALGVTRLLDAVRMVDPGIRLYQASSSEMFGKVVEVPQSESTPFHPRSPYGVAKVYGHWITVNYRESYGMHTNSGILFNHESPRRGLEFVTRKIANGVARIKLGLDTTIALGNLEAQRDWGFAGDYVDAMWRMLQQPTPGDFVVATGETHSVREFCELAFGHVDLDWSDHVVIDERFFRPAEVDLLVGDPSQARDVLGWTPRTGFRELVEMMVDADLDAVARQQRHLA; this comes from the coding sequence ATGTCCAAGCGCGCGCTGATCACCGGGATCACCGGTCAGGACGGTTCATACCTGGCCGAGTTGTTGTTGGCCAAGGGCTACCACGTGGTGGGGATGCTGCGGCGTTCCTCGACGGTGAACTTCGAGCGCATCGGGCACCTCCAAGACGACCTCGAGTTGGTGTCGGGCGATCTGTTGGACGAGGCGTCGATGATCCAGGTGCTGCGGGCCCATCAGCCCGAAGAGGTCTACAACCTGGCCGCCCAGAGCTTCGTGCAGACGTCGTTCACCCAGCCGGTGCTCACCGGTGAGACCACCGCGTTGGGCGTCACCCGCTTGTTGGACGCGGTGCGCATGGTCGACCCGGGGATCCGCTTGTACCAGGCGTCGTCGTCGGAGATGTTCGGCAAGGTCGTCGAGGTCCCCCAGTCCGAGTCGACGCCGTTCCACCCCCGCAGCCCCTACGGGGTGGCCAAGGTGTACGGGCACTGGATCACGGTGAACTACCGCGAGTCCTACGGCATGCACACCAACTCGGGGATCTTGTTCAACCACGAGTCGCCCCGACGGGGCCTGGAGTTCGTGACCCGCAAGATCGCCAACGGGGTGGCCCGCATCAAGCTGGGCCTCGACACCACCATCGCGTTGGGCAACCTCGAAGCCCAGCGCGACTGGGGCTTCGCCGGCGACTACGTCGACGCCATGTGGCGCATGCTGCAACAGCCCACCCCCGGCGATTTCGTGGTCGCCACCGGCGAGACCCACTCGGTGCGCGAGTTCTGCGAGTTGGCCTTCGGTCACGTCGACCTCGACTGGTCCGACCACGTCGTCATCGACGAGCGGTTCTTCCGCCCCGCCGAGGTCGACCTCCTCGTCGGTGACCCTTCCCAGGCCCGCGACGTCCTCGGCTGGACCCCGCGAACGGGGTTCCGCGAGCTCGTCGAGATGATGGTCGACGCCGACCTCGACGCCGTCGCCCGCCAACAACGCCACCTCGCCTGA
- the cofD gene encoding 2-phospho-L-lactate transferase: MITVIAGGVGAARLLAGLVRVVDPAEVVAVVNVGDDLELHGLRICPDLDTITYTLADAVDPDRGWGLRDESWQAMEMVGRYGGESWFGLGDRDLGTHLYRTQRLAEGADLVAVTEEITRAWGLALRLLPVTTDRLRTMVTLGQDDAPGPDSPGLTAGTEVGFQEYFVQRRHAVPVAAVRVDGADLARPAPGVLEAIADADVVVVAPSNPIVSIAPVLAVPGVRRALVARRDDVVAVSPIVAGAALKGPADRLMTELGHEASVVGVARLYAPFAATLVVDEADLDAANIIEAEGIRPVVAPTVMRTPQIAAELGRVVIDAGRGLA; the protein is encoded by the coding sequence ATGATCACCGTCATCGCCGGCGGCGTCGGGGCGGCCCGCCTCCTGGCCGGGCTCGTACGGGTCGTCGACCCCGCCGAGGTGGTCGCGGTGGTGAACGTGGGCGACGACCTCGAGCTGCACGGGCTGCGCATCTGCCCGGACCTCGACACCATCACCTACACCCTCGCCGACGCCGTCGACCCCGATCGGGGGTGGGGCCTCCGGGACGAGTCGTGGCAGGCCATGGAGATGGTCGGCCGCTACGGCGGCGAGAGCTGGTTCGGGCTCGGCGACCGTGACCTCGGCACCCACCTCTACCGCACCCAACGCCTCGCCGAGGGAGCCGACCTCGTCGCCGTCACCGAGGAGATCACGCGGGCATGGGGGCTGGCGCTACGCCTGCTGCCCGTCACCACCGATCGGCTGCGCACGATGGTCACCCTCGGCCAGGACGACGCTCCCGGACCCGACTCCCCCGGGCTCACCGCCGGCACCGAGGTGGGGTTCCAGGAGTACTTCGTCCAGCGCCGCCACGCGGTTCCCGTGGCCGCCGTGCGCGTCGACGGGGCCGACCTGGCCCGACCGGCCCCGGGCGTCCTCGAGGCCATCGCCGACGCCGACGTCGTGGTCGTGGCACCGTCCAACCCGATCGTCTCGATCGCTCCCGTGCTCGCCGTACCCGGGGTCCGGCGGGCCCTGGTGGCCCGACGCGACGACGTGGTCGCCGTGTCGCCCATCGTCGCCGGCGCCGCCCTCAAGGGCCCGGCCGACCGGCTCATGACCGAGCTCGGTCACGAAGCCTCCGTGGTGGGTGTGGCCCGGCTCTACGCCCCCTTCGCCGCCACCCTGGTCGTCGACGAGGCCGACCTCGACGCCGCGAACATCATCGAGGCCGAGGGCATCCGGCCGGTCGTCGCCCCCACGGTGATGCGCACACCGCAGATCGCCGCCGAGCTCGGCCGCGTCGTCATCGACGCCGGGCGGGGCCTCGCATGA
- the cofE gene encoding coenzyme F420-0:L-glutamate ligase: protein MSRLSVFGLDGIGEIRPGDDLAGIIAAAAAASPDTQLVDGDVLVVTQKVVSKAEDRLVAVDPDDPLAHKPLVEQESVRVLRRRGELVISETAHGFVCANAGIDLSNVDRGYAALLPVDSDRSARRIRDGLRHRIGVDVAVIVSDTFGRPWRRGVTDVAIGCAGIAAVVDLRGTPDALGREMQVTEVAVVDEIAAAAELVMGKSSGVPAAVVRGVDPSWRRDGSVHDEIVRSPADDLFR from the coding sequence ATGAGCCGCCTGAGCGTCTTCGGCCTCGACGGGATCGGTGAGATCCGCCCCGGCGACGACCTGGCCGGCATCATCGCCGCCGCCGCTGCTGCCTCCCCCGACACCCAGCTGGTCGACGGCGACGTGCTCGTCGTCACCCAGAAGGTCGTCTCCAAGGCCGAGGACCGCCTCGTCGCCGTCGACCCCGACGACCCCCTCGCCCACAAACCACTGGTCGAGCAGGAGTCGGTGCGGGTGCTGCGCCGCCGGGGCGAACTGGTCATCAGCGAGACCGCACACGGCTTCGTGTGCGCCAACGCCGGCATCGACCTGTCCAACGTCGACCGCGGCTACGCGGCCCTGCTCCCGGTCGACTCGGACCGCTCCGCCCGACGCATCCGCGACGGGCTGCGCCACCGCATCGGTGTCGACGTGGCTGTCATCGTCTCGGACACCTTCGGGCGTCCGTGGCGGCGCGGGGTCACCGACGTGGCCATCGGTTGCGCCGGCATCGCCGCCGTGGTCGACCTCCGGGGCACCCCCGACGCGCTCGGTCGCGAGATGCAGGTCACCGAGGTCGCCGTGGTCGACGAGATCGCCGCCGCCGCCGAGCTCGTCATGGGCAAGTCCAGTGGCGTCCCGGCGGCAGTCGTGCGTGGCGTCGACCCATCGTGGCGACGCGACGGCAGCGTCCACGACGAGATCGTCCGCTCCCCCGCCGACGACCTCTTCCGTTAG
- a CDS encoding sugar phosphate nucleotidyltransferase yields MRAVVLVGGFGTRLRPLTLATPKQMLPIVDRPMIERVIGSLAAHGVSEAVLSLGYRPDAFVDAYPTGRCAGVDLHYAVEPEPLDTAGAVRFAARSAGIDETFVVVNGDVLTDLDVSILWKLHHERGAEGTIALTPVDDPSRYGVVDTDDDGRVRAFIEKPPPGTAPTNWINAGTYVLEPSVVDRIDDGRKVSIERETFPAMVDDARLYAVGSEAYWVDAGTPSTYLQVQLDLIDGVRGDPEVGLHPSAQVADGADVTHSVVMAGASVEAGAVVRDAVVMPGARVAAGARVTASLVGPGATVGAGAIVDELSVLGDDVVVEPAAELHAVHMP; encoded by the coding sequence GTGAGGGCCGTCGTCCTGGTCGGCGGCTTCGGCACCAGGCTCCGGCCCCTCACCCTCGCCACCCCCAAGCAGATGCTGCCGATCGTGGACCGGCCCATGATCGAGCGGGTGATCGGCTCGCTGGCCGCCCACGGCGTCAGCGAAGCAGTGCTCAGCCTCGGCTATCGCCCGGACGCCTTCGTCGACGCCTACCCGACCGGCCGGTGCGCCGGCGTGGACCTGCACTACGCAGTCGAACCCGAGCCGCTCGACACGGCCGGGGCGGTGCGCTTCGCCGCCCGTTCGGCCGGCATCGACGAGACGTTCGTCGTGGTCAACGGCGACGTGCTCACCGACCTCGACGTGAGCATCCTGTGGAAGCTCCACCACGAGCGGGGGGCCGAGGGCACCATCGCCCTGACCCCGGTCGACGATCCTTCGCGCTACGGCGTCGTCGACACCGACGACGACGGACGGGTGCGGGCCTTCATCGAGAAGCCTCCTCCCGGCACCGCCCCCACCAACTGGATCAACGCCGGCACCTACGTGCTCGAGCCGTCGGTCGTGGACCGCATCGACGACGGCCGCAAGGTCTCCATCGAGCGGGAGACGTTCCCGGCCATGGTCGACGACGCCCGCCTGTACGCGGTGGGGAGCGAGGCGTACTGGGTCGACGCCGGCACGCCGTCCACGTACCTCCAGGTGCAACTCGACCTCATCGACGGGGTGCGAGGCGACCCCGAGGTCGGGCTGCACCCGTCGGCACAGGTGGCCGACGGTGCGGACGTGACCCACAGCGTGGTGATGGCCGGCGCCAGCGTCGAAGCCGGTGCCGTCGTCCGCGACGCCGTCGTGATGCCCGGGGCACGGGTCGCGGCCGGCGCCCGGGTCACGGCGTCGCTGGTGGGCCCCGGCGCCACTGTCGGTGCGGGTGCGATCGTCGACGAGCTCAGCGTCCTCGGCGACGATGTCGTCGTCGAGCCCGCCGCCGAGCTCCACGCCGTCCACATGCCGTAA
- a CDS encoding glycosyltransferase family 4 protein, with protein sequence MNLVVLCPHFAPDVAPTGEVMTRIAHELVERGHHLHVVTSLPWYQRHAIEPGWEGRLVRNEDTGWGRVSRVHPFPTDKRNIPARALAFGGFTALATVVGGLSRRPDAVLSMSPPLTLGPAGWSVARARQVPFVFNIQDVFPDVAVELGLLQGERVIAAARWLERTTYRLSDAVTVLSDDLADNVRAKITAGVEPSSSARQAAKVRVIPNFVDTDWIRPGPTENAYRRDHDLVGRKVVMYAGNVGLSQSLDMVLATARRFADERPDVVFVVNGGGAARPELEDQARGLANVRFVDMQPKEHLPEVLAAADVHVVPLKRGLAWSSVPSKLYSILAAARPLVASVDPGTEVERTVERAGAGLSVPPEDPDAFAGAVGELLDDPARASAMGAAGRQFVEGWASPAAVAAAYEELFDELAGRRRRDGSGAAGH encoded by the coding sequence GTGAACCTCGTCGTGCTGTGCCCCCACTTCGCCCCGGACGTGGCCCCGACCGGTGAGGTGATGACCCGCATCGCCCACGAGTTGGTCGAGCGAGGCCACCACCTGCACGTGGTGACGTCGCTGCCCTGGTACCAGCGCCATGCCATCGAGCCGGGATGGGAAGGACGCCTGGTCCGCAACGAGGACACCGGGTGGGGTCGCGTCAGCCGGGTGCACCCGTTCCCCACGGACAAGCGCAACATCCCGGCCCGAGCTCTGGCCTTCGGGGGGTTCACCGCCCTGGCGACCGTCGTCGGGGGGCTGTCCCGCCGTCCCGATGCCGTGCTCTCCATGTCGCCGCCGCTGACGCTGGGGCCAGCCGGGTGGTCGGTGGCTAGGGCCCGACAGGTGCCGTTCGTGTTCAACATCCAGGACGTCTTCCCCGACGTGGCGGTGGAGCTCGGTCTGCTCCAGGGCGAGCGGGTGATCGCCGCCGCCCGGTGGTTGGAGCGCACCACCTACCGCCTGTCGGACGCCGTGACCGTGCTGTCCGACGACCTGGCTGACAACGTCCGGGCCAAGATCACCGCAGGGGTCGAGCCGTCGAGCTCGGCCCGCCAGGCCGCCAAGGTGCGGGTGATCCCCAACTTCGTCGACACCGACTGGATCCGACCGGGCCCCACCGAGAACGCCTATCGGCGCGACCACGACCTCGTGGGCCGAAAGGTCGTCATGTACGCCGGGAACGTGGGCCTGTCCCAGTCCCTCGACATGGTGCTGGCCACCGCCCGGCGCTTCGCCGACGAACGCCCCGACGTGGTGTTCGTCGTCAACGGCGGTGGCGCGGCGCGCCCCGAGCTCGAGGATCAGGCGCGGGGGCTCGCCAACGTCCGCTTCGTCGACATGCAACCCAAGGAACACCTCCCGGAGGTGCTGGCGGCCGCCGACGTGCACGTGGTGCCGCTGAAGCGGGGTCTGGCCTGGTCGAGCGTCCCCTCCAAGCTGTACTCGATTCTCGCCGCCGCCCGGCCGCTGGTGGCCAGCGTCGACCCCGGCACCGAGGTGGAGCGCACGGTCGAGCGAGCCGGTGCCGGGCTGTCCGTGCCCCCCGAGGACCCTGATGCGTTCGCCGGTGCGGTCGGTGAGCTGCTCGACGATCCGGCCCGGGCGTCGGCGATGGGTGCGGCGGGCCGGCAGTTCGTCGAGGGTTGGGCCTCACCTGCGGCGGTGGCCGCCGCCTACGAGGAGCTCTTCGACGAGCTCGCCGGGCGTCGGCGGCGCGACGGCAGCGGTGCTGCGGGCCACTAG